The Ornithinimicrobium faecis genome includes a window with the following:
- a CDS encoding sugar ABC transporter ATP-binding protein produces the protein MTISLQPSASPLAGDAPPALEVRGLVKHYPGVKALDGVDLFVREHEVLGLAGENGAGKSTLLKALVGIVRPDAGEIWVRGEKVKLRSVVDAANHGIGMVFQEQSLVPNLTAAENIVLGSEGPGVRRGLYRWDTMRRLAQEQLDKIGSPIDPLARTDTLSFADRQMVEIAKVLRIEERTSHPPVIILDEPTSVLESKEIETLFTQVRRLREFASVIFVSHRLDEVLDVCDRVAVLRGGQSVGEVPTHGADPGVLHQMMIGSTGSEDHYHDTAIERPGERREPRLVVRGLSGKTFQDVNFEVGAGEILGIVGVHGSGREDVCRALFGAEPTSCGEVTLDGRKLELTGTRAACAAGVGYIPSERKVEGMVGPMSVADNMTLSKQKSRCAGPIVVPRKQAALVDSWIERLSIRTPNRGTAIQRLSGGNQQKVVLARWLVAGDVRLLLLDHPTRGLDIGARSEVYRLMRELANAGVATVLLADSLEEAIGMSDRILVMSDGRATTEVACPSGGKPTPLDLVREMV, from the coding sequence ATGACCATCAGTCTGCAGCCCTCAGCTTCCCCATTGGCGGGGGATGCCCCGCCGGCCCTTGAGGTGCGAGGTCTCGTCAAGCACTACCCGGGCGTCAAGGCCCTCGACGGGGTCGACCTGTTCGTGCGCGAGCACGAGGTGCTGGGCCTGGCGGGCGAGAACGGCGCCGGGAAGTCGACGCTCCTCAAGGCTCTCGTCGGGATTGTCCGACCGGACGCGGGCGAGATCTGGGTGCGCGGGGAGAAGGTCAAGCTCCGGAGCGTGGTCGATGCCGCCAACCACGGCATCGGCATGGTCTTCCAGGAGCAGTCCCTCGTGCCCAACCTCACCGCCGCGGAGAACATCGTGCTCGGCAGCGAGGGACCCGGTGTGCGACGGGGCCTCTACCGCTGGGACACCATGCGCAGGCTGGCCCAGGAACAGCTCGACAAGATCGGCTCCCCCATCGACCCACTGGCGCGGACCGACACGCTGAGCTTCGCCGACCGGCAGATGGTCGAGATCGCCAAGGTGCTCCGGATCGAGGAACGCACCTCACACCCGCCCGTGATTATCCTCGACGAGCCCACCTCGGTGCTGGAGTCCAAGGAGATCGAGACGCTCTTCACCCAGGTCCGGCGGCTGCGGGAGTTCGCCTCCGTCATCTTCGTCTCGCACCGACTCGATGAGGTGCTCGACGTCTGTGACCGGGTGGCCGTCCTCCGCGGCGGCCAGTCGGTCGGTGAGGTGCCCACGCACGGTGCCGACCCAGGGGTCCTGCACCAGATGATGATCGGCTCGACCGGGTCGGAGGACCACTACCACGACACCGCGATCGAGCGGCCCGGTGAGCGGCGCGAGCCCCGGTTGGTCGTCCGCGGACTCTCTGGCAAGACCTTCCAGGATGTGAACTTCGAGGTCGGCGCCGGAGAGATCCTCGGCATCGTCGGGGTCCACGGATCGGGCCGTGAGGATGTCTGCCGGGCGCTGTTCGGCGCCGAGCCAACCAGTTGCGGCGAGGTCACCCTCGACGGTCGCAAGCTCGAGTTGACCGGCACGCGGGCCGCCTGTGCGGCCGGCGTGGGCTACATCCCCTCCGAGCGCAAGGTCGAGGGCATGGTCGGGCCGATGTCCGTGGCCGACAACATGACCCTGAGCAAGCAGAAGTCGCGGTGCGCCGGCCCCATCGTCGTGCCACGGAAGCAGGCCGCCCTCGTGGACAGCTGGATCGAGCGGCTGTCCATCCGCACCCCCAACCGGGGAACCGCGATCCAGCGACTCTCCGGCGGCAACCAGCAAAAGGTGGTCCTCGCCCGCTGGCTGGTCGCCGGTGACGTCCGGCTCCTGCTGCTCGATCACCCCACTCGAGGCCTGGACATCGGCGCCCGCTCGGAGGTCTATCGCCTGATGCGTGAACTGGCCAACGCCGGCGTGGCCACCGTGCTCCTCGCCGACAGCCTGGAGGAGGCCATCGGCATGTCCGACCGGATCCTGGTGATGAGCGACGGGCGCGCGACGACAGAGGTGGCCTGCCCCTCGGGTGGCAAGCCGACCCCGCTCGACCTGGTGCGGGAGATGGTCTGA